The following proteins are encoded in a genomic region of Siphonobacter curvatus:
- the bshC gene encoding bacillithiol biosynthesis cysteine-adding enzyme BshC: MQVSCIPLAHTRQFSSLFQAFISGQENLKPLYGEFPDLVGFRKQIEQKKFDVKKRQTLVSVLEKQYAELDSKPDFRVLLDEKTFTVTSGHQLNIFTGPLYVIFKLVTAINLARRLKQEFPEYTFVPMYWMATEDHDFEEINHFRLSGKTHIWHTQQKGAVGRMNPKELATLFKEIPERLPLFEQAYLQHNTLADAVRYYIHELLGAEGLICIDADDRELKAEFRPVIEDDLFNHTAFKLVQEASEKLEALGYKQQVTPREINFFYLNEGIRERLVPDENGVRVNDTRLTFKQDKIQQLLDQSPEVFSPNVILRPVYQEVILPNLAYLGGPGELAYWLQLKPVFDHYQIPYPILMPRNFAMIISQATQRRIQNLSLTPEELFEDEATLRRQYVEKHAAYSLDIQPDLQQMLDALEAMRTKAVQVNPTLDGHIKAEAQKLRNWADRLDRRLVASEAQKQETGVRHLSELKAYLFPGGGLQERTDNFLNFYLANPAFISQLLDLFDPFCYEFYMLTEA, from the coding sequence ATGCAGGTTAGCTGTATTCCTTTGGCCCATACGCGGCAGTTTTCTTCGTTATTTCAAGCGTTTATTTCCGGTCAGGAAAATTTAAAACCTCTTTACGGTGAATTCCCTGATTTAGTAGGATTTAGAAAGCAGATTGAGCAAAAGAAATTCGACGTAAAGAAGCGGCAGACGCTGGTTTCGGTGCTCGAAAAACAATACGCAGAACTCGATTCCAAGCCTGATTTTCGGGTTTTACTGGATGAAAAGACATTTACGGTAACCTCTGGTCACCAGTTGAATATTTTTACGGGACCGTTATACGTTATTTTCAAGTTAGTAACGGCCATCAATCTGGCCCGGCGACTGAAACAGGAGTTTCCGGAGTATACGTTCGTACCCATGTACTGGATGGCTACGGAAGATCACGATTTTGAGGAAATCAATCATTTTCGGCTTTCGGGGAAAACCCATATCTGGCATACGCAACAAAAAGGAGCCGTGGGTCGGATGAATCCCAAGGAGCTGGCGACTCTGTTCAAGGAAATTCCCGAACGACTGCCCCTCTTTGAGCAAGCATACCTCCAGCATAATACTCTGGCTGACGCGGTCCGCTATTACATCCACGAATTACTGGGAGCCGAAGGATTAATCTGTATTGATGCGGATGATCGGGAATTGAAAGCCGAATTCCGTCCCGTAATTGAAGATGATCTCTTCAATCATACGGCGTTTAAACTCGTTCAGGAAGCTTCTGAAAAACTGGAAGCTCTGGGCTATAAGCAACAGGTCACGCCCCGCGAAATCAACTTCTTTTATTTGAACGAAGGGATTCGCGAACGTCTGGTGCCGGATGAAAACGGGGTTCGGGTTAATGATACGCGATTGACTTTCAAGCAGGATAAAATTCAGCAATTATTAGATCAGTCGCCGGAAGTATTTAGTCCGAACGTTATTCTGCGGCCCGTATATCAGGAGGTGATTTTGCCCAATCTGGCGTACCTCGGTGGGCCGGGAGAGTTGGCGTACTGGTTGCAACTCAAGCCCGTATTTGATCACTACCAGATTCCCTACCCCATCCTGATGCCGCGTAATTTTGCCATGATTATTAGTCAGGCTACGCAGCGGCGGATTCAGAATCTGAGCCTGACGCCAGAAGAACTCTTCGAAGATGAAGCAACGTTACGCCGGCAGTACGTAGAAAAACACGCGGCTTACTCCCTAGATATTCAGCCAGATCTTCAACAGATGCTGGATGCTCTGGAAGCGATGCGAACAAAAGCCGTACAAGTCAATCCGACGCTGGACGGGCACATCAAAGCGGAAGCTCAAAAGCTTAGAAACTGGGCCGACCGGTTAGACCGCCGGTTGGTTGCTTCAGAGGCTCAGAAGCAGGAAACGGGGGTACGGCATTTGAGTGAATTGAAAGCGTATTTGTTTCCGGGCGGCGGTCTACAGGAACGTACGGATAACTTCCTGAATTTTTACCTAGCCAATCCGGCCTTTATCAGCCAACTACTGGATTTGTTCGATCCGTTCTGTTACGAATTTTATATGCTTACGGAGGCCTAA
- a CDS encoding carboxypeptidase-like regulatory domain-containing protein, with protein sequence MCLVFQNQAQTTRLTSGIRGQVIWKSGNQMPSPDRPASAAKGVKREVWIYQLTNQNQAEQQEGFYRNIRTKRVRKVVTDASGRFKVKLAPGRYSLFTKEPQGLWANLTDGQGNIFPVTVRKGKYEEIQFEINYAAVF encoded by the coding sequence TTGTGCCTCGTTTTTCAAAATCAGGCTCAAACCACCCGCCTGACCTCGGGGATTCGGGGACAGGTCATCTGGAAATCTGGTAACCAAATGCCCTCGCCCGACCGGCCGGCATCGGCGGCCAAGGGCGTAAAGCGGGAAGTCTGGATTTATCAGCTGACGAATCAGAACCAGGCCGAACAGCAGGAAGGTTTTTACCGGAACATCCGAACCAAACGGGTCAGGAAAGTAGTTACCGATGCCAGCGGTCGCTTTAAAGTCAAGCTTGCCCCGGGCCGCTACTCGCTGTTTACCAAGGAGCCGCAGGGCTTATGGGCGAACCTTACGGATGGACAGGGAAATATTTTTCCAGTAACCGTTCGAAAAGGGAAATACGAAGAGATTCAATTTGAAATTAATTACGCAGCCGTTTTTTAG
- a CDS encoding UDP-N-acetylmuramate--L-alanine ligase has protein sequence MTLSSEITPSQRIHFIAIGGAAMHNLALVLHQKGILVTGSDDEIYEPAQSRLQQAGLLPDQMGWFPEKITPELDAVILGMHARADNPELLKAQELGIRVYSYPEFVYQQSLNKQRVVIAGSHGKTTTTAIILHVLKFFNRKFDYLVGARVAGFDTMVKLSDDAPVIVIEGDEYFSSPIDRQPKFLHYHPHITLISGIAWDHINVYPEFEEYVRQFELLAEDSPKGGMLIYDDTDDVISVICKKERPDVQPFGYGQHPHVIRDGLTYLLKPNGEEVPLKIFGGHNMKNLNGARIVLEKLGVEDFMFYEAIQSFTGAANRLERVGENEQTVIFRDFAHAPSKLEATSTAVKSQFPERKLVAVVELHTFSSLNKYFLPQYKGKFNTPDVAAVYYSPHTIEHKKLTPISPEDIIEAFGNPALKVFTDNQALKEFLLSQQWNESNLLLMSSGTFDGLNIPELVKEVLG, from the coding sequence ATGACTTTATCCAGTGAAATAACCCCGTCTCAACGCATTCACTTTATTGCGATCGGTGGAGCAGCCATGCACAACCTGGCTCTCGTGTTGCATCAGAAAGGAATCCTCGTAACGGGATCGGACGATGAAATTTATGAACCGGCCCAATCGCGTCTGCAACAGGCGGGCCTTTTACCGGATCAGATGGGTTGGTTTCCCGAAAAAATTACGCCAGAACTCGATGCCGTTATTCTCGGCATGCACGCCCGGGCCGACAATCCCGAGCTATTAAAGGCTCAGGAGCTGGGCATTCGAGTCTACTCCTACCCAGAGTTTGTCTATCAGCAAAGTTTGAATAAACAACGGGTGGTTATTGCGGGTAGTCACGGAAAAACGACGACTACGGCCATTATTCTGCACGTACTGAAGTTTTTCAACCGGAAGTTTGATTATCTGGTAGGAGCCCGGGTAGCGGGGTTTGATACTATGGTCAAACTTTCCGACGACGCTCCGGTGATTGTGATTGAGGGCGATGAGTATTTTTCTTCACCCATTGACCGGCAGCCGAAATTCCTGCATTATCATCCCCACATTACCCTGATTTCGGGAATTGCTTGGGACCATATCAATGTGTATCCGGAATTTGAGGAATACGTTCGTCAGTTTGAACTGTTGGCCGAAGATTCCCCCAAAGGCGGCATGCTTATCTACGATGATACAGATGATGTAATATCGGTCATCTGCAAAAAAGAACGTCCTGATGTACAACCCTTTGGCTATGGCCAACACCCCCACGTAATTCGTGATGGTTTGACGTATCTACTTAAACCGAACGGGGAAGAAGTGCCGCTGAAAATCTTCGGTGGGCATAACATGAAAAACTTGAACGGAGCCCGAATCGTACTGGAGAAACTGGGCGTGGAAGACTTCATGTTCTACGAAGCCATTCAGTCATTCACGGGTGCCGCGAATCGGCTGGAGCGAGTAGGTGAGAACGAGCAGACGGTTATTTTCCGGGATTTTGCTCACGCTCCGTCTAAACTAGAAGCTACGTCTACAGCGGTGAAAAGTCAGTTTCCCGAACGCAAATTGGTCGCAGTGGTGGAATTACACACGTTCAGTAGTTTGAATAAGTACTTTTTGCCGCAGTACAAAGGCAAGTTCAATACGCCGGATGTGGCCGCGGTGTACTACAGTCCGCATACGATTGAACACAAAAAACTGACGCCGATTTCACCCGAAGACATTATTGAAGCCTTTGGAAATCCAGCTCTGAAAGTGTTTACGGACAATCAGGCGTTAAAAGAATTTTTGTTGAGTCAGCAGTGGAACGAATCTAACTTGCTGCTGATGTCATCCGGTACGTTTGATGGGTTAAATATTCCCGAACTGGTAAAAGAGGTGCTGGGGTAA
- the rimO gene encoding 30S ribosomal protein S12 methylthiotransferase RimO: MKTKTLRKNKVNIVTLGCSKNLVDSENLFTQLKGNGYAVAHESERDDSQIVVINTCGFIDNAKQESIDTILRYVDAKAEGMVEKVYVTGCLSQRYKDELEVEIPEVDAWFGSNEMPRLLKTLKADYKHELVGERLLTTPAHYAYLKIAEGCDRPCSFCAIPLMRGNHVSRTIEDLETEVKSLARRGTKELILLAQDLTYYGLDIYKKRNLAELIDRLSDVEGIDWIRLQYAYPSGFPMDVLDVMNAKPNICKYLDMPLQTGSTELLKLMRRGITREKTEELIHTIRDKVPGIALRTTLIVGHPGETEELFEETYRFVENTRFDRLGVFQYSHEDQTHSATMEDSVPAEEKQQRADDIMELQQGISLELNQAKIGQIYKVLFDRKEGGYFIGRTEFDSPEVDNEVLVAANQYVRQGDFAQVRITSAEEFDLYGELV, translated from the coding sequence ATGAAAACCAAGACATTACGCAAGAATAAAGTAAACATCGTTACGCTGGGCTGTTCCAAGAACCTGGTTGATTCCGAAAACCTGTTCACGCAGCTCAAGGGTAATGGCTACGCAGTAGCTCACGAATCCGAGCGGGACGATTCCCAGATTGTAGTGATCAATACCTGCGGCTTCATCGACAATGCCAAGCAGGAATCCATCGATACCATTCTTCGCTACGTAGACGCCAAGGCCGAAGGTATGGTGGAGAAAGTGTACGTAACGGGCTGTCTGTCGCAACGGTATAAGGACGAGCTGGAAGTCGAAATTCCGGAAGTAGACGCTTGGTTTGGCAGTAATGAAATGCCCCGCCTGCTCAAGACGCTGAAGGCCGACTACAAGCACGAACTTGTGGGCGAACGCTTACTGACTACACCCGCTCATTACGCCTACCTGAAAATTGCGGAAGGTTGCGACCGTCCCTGTAGCTTCTGTGCCATTCCGCTGATGCGGGGCAATCACGTTTCCCGTACAATTGAAGATCTGGAAACCGAAGTCAAATCGCTGGCTCGGCGGGGTACCAAAGAGCTGATTTTGCTGGCTCAGGACCTGACCTATTACGGTCTGGATATTTACAAAAAGCGAAACCTGGCCGAGCTGATCGACCGTCTTTCGGACGTTGAAGGCATCGACTGGATTCGCCTGCAATATGCGTACCCTTCTGGTTTCCCGATGGACGTGCTCGACGTCATGAACGCCAAGCCTAACATCTGTAAATACCTGGATATGCCCCTGCAAACGGGCTCGACGGAGTTGCTGAAACTGATGCGGCGGGGCATTACGCGGGAAAAAACCGAAGAACTCATCCATACCATCCGCGACAAAGTGCCCGGCATTGCCTTGCGTACCACGCTGATTGTGGGCCACCCCGGGGAGACGGAAGAACTGTTCGAAGAAACGTACCGCTTTGTGGAGAACACACGCTTCGATCGCTTGGGGGTGTTCCAGTACTCGCACGAAGATCAGACGCACTCGGCAACGATGGAAGACAGCGTACCGGCGGAAGAAAAACAGCAACGGGCCGATGACATCATGGAATTACAACAGGGCATTTCCCTGGAGTTGAACCAGGCCAAAATCGGTCAGATCTATAAAGTACTGTTTGATCGGAAAGAGGGCGGTTATTTTATTGGACGTACCGAATTCGATTCTCCTGAAGTAGACAACGAAGTACTCGTCGCTGCTAACCAGTACGTACGTCAGGGTGATTTTGCTCAGGTACGCATTACGTCAGCGGAAGAATTTGATCTTTACGGGGAGTTGGTGTAG